A genomic region of Nakaseomyces glabratus chromosome C, complete sequence contains the following coding sequences:
- the DUG1 gene encoding metallodipeptidase (CAGL0C02035g~Ortholog(s) have metallodipeptidase activity, omega peptidase activity, role in glutathione catabolic process and biofilm matrix, cytosol, mitochondrion, nucleus, ribosome localization), which produces MSSTRAFDKVFTKIDELKPEFIGMLSKAIAIPAVSSDESLRPRVVEKAHFLADHLKKLGFADIQLKELGTQPPPVSDPNLQLPPIVLARYGNDPAKKNVLVYGHYDVQPAKLEDGWDSEPFELVVDEKKQVLRARGSSDDTGPLTGWLHVVQAHQAAGVELPVNLITCFEGMEESGSLGLEELIGAEKDKYFKGVDAVCISDNYWLGTRKPVLTYGLRGCNYYQVTIEGPGADLHSGMFGGIIAEPMIDLVQVMSTLVDSQGKILIEGVDAMVAKETEKEQELYKTIDFSVEELNAASGSETALYTKKEDILKHRWRYPSLSIHGVEGAFYSQGAKTVIPAKVIGKFSIRTVPDIDSEKLTQIVVDHCHAAFKKLNSPNRCKAELIHDGNYWVSDPFNAQFQAAAKATKDVYGVEPDYTREGGSIPITLTFEEQLKTSVLLLPMGRGDDGAHSINEKLDISNFVNGMKLMAAYLHYYAESPEK; this is translated from the coding sequence ATGTCTTCTACTAGAGCGTTTGACAAAGTATTCACGAAGATCGATGAGCTTAAGCCTGAGTTCATTGGCATGCTAAGCAAGGCTATTGCCATTCCGGCTGTTTCCTCTGATGAGAGTTTGAGACCCCGTGTTGTTGAGAAGGCTCACTTCTTGGCTGACcacttgaagaagctggGCTTTGCTGACATTCAATTGAAGGAGCTGGGTACGCAGCCACCTCCAGTCTCTGACCCTAACTTGCAATTGCCACCTATTGTGCTGGCCCGTTACGGTAACGACCCTGCTAAGAAGAACGTCTTGGTCTATGGTCATTACGATGTGCAGCCAGCCAAGTTAGAAGACGGCTGGGACTCTGAACCCTTTGAGTTGGTTGTCGACGAGAAGAAGCAGGTTCTAAGAGCCAGGGGCTCCTCCGATGACACTGGTCCCTTGACCGGTTGGTTGCACGTTGTGCAAGCACACCAAGCTGCCGGTGTCGAGTTGCCAGTTAACTTGATCACTTGTTTCGAAGGTATGGAAGAGTCTGGTTCTCTAGGTTTGGAGGAGTTGATCGGCGCCGAGAAGGACAAGTACTTCAAGGGTGTTGACGCCGTCTGTATCTCCGACAACTACTGGTTGGGTACCAGAAAGCCTGTGTTGACCTACGGTCTAAGAGGTTGTAACTACTACCAAGTCACCATTGAAGGTCCAGGCGCAGACTTGCACTCTGGTATGTTCGGAGGTATCATCGCCGAGCCAATGATCGACTTGGTTCAAGTCATGTCCACTTTGGTCGACTCCCAAGGTAAGATCCTCATCGAAGGTGTCGATGCCATGGTTGCCAAGGAAACCGAAAAGGAACAGGAATTGTACAAGACCATTGACTTCAGtgttgaagaattgaaCGCTGCTTCTGGCTCCGAAACCGCCCTTTACACCAAGAAGGAGGACATCTTGAAGCACAGATGGAGATACCCATCCTTGTCCATTCACGGTGTCGAAGGTGCTTTCTACTCTCAAGGTGCAAAGACTGTTATCCCAGCTAAGGTCATTGGTAAGTTCTCCATCAGAACTGTCCCAGACATCGACTCTGAGAAATTGACTCAAATCGTCGTTGACCACTGTCACGCTGCtttcaagaagttgaaCTCTCCAAACCGTTGCAAGGCTGAATTGATCCACGATGGTAACTACTGGGTCTCAGATCCATTCAATGCTCAGTTCCAAGCTGCCGCTAAGGCCACTAAGGACGTTTACGGTGTCGAACCTGACTACACCAGAGAAGGTGGTTCCATCCCAATCACTTTGACCTTTGAGGAACAACTAAAGACTAGTGTTCTATTGTTACCAATGGGTAGAGGTGATGACGGTGCCCACTCCATCAATGAGAAGTTGGACATCTCCAACTTCGTCAATGGTATGAAGCTAATGGCTGCTTACTTGCATTATTACGCTGAATCTCCAGAGAAATAA
- the KEG1 gene encoding Keg1p (CAGL0C02101g~Ortholog(s) have role in (1->6)-beta-D-glucan biosynthetic process, chromosome organization and integral component of endoplasmic reticulum membrane localization), whose translation MFTHKLFQLYQLQTTLLYLALFGRWLVLMPLVGSRYLPGGIHEYLCYLLVIVSVFEVLWSLYFHGLRGFISQRVLKSLNYLYLVLNLHFYDDYEHAPLLKTSAYSTFIIGVSLVESYQHWCRLFKRGPNYKRETRYWKFISYVMLPCLYLSEFVLLLLNRQLPNHHTTEQLELVNTVVLILYFPMALTVYKRHLQVN comes from the coding sequence ATGTTTACGCATAAGCTGTTTCAATTGTATCAATTGCAGACCACGCTACTGTACCTGGCACTCTTTGGCAGGTGGCTGGTGTTGATGCCCCTGGTGGGCTCTCGTTATCTCCCTGGTGGAATACACGAATACCTCTGTTACTTGTTGGTGATTGTGTCTGTGTTTGAAGTGCTGTGGTCTCTATACTTCCATGGATTACGCGGTTTTATTTCCCAGAGAGTGCTCAAGTCATTGAACTACCTGTACTTAGTGCTGAATTTGCACTTCTACGATGACTATGAGCATGCTCCTTTATTGAAGACTAGTGCTTACTCTACATTTATAATAGGTGTCAGTCTGGTGGAGTCGTACCAGCACTGGTGCAGGCTATTCAAGAGAGGGCCAAACTACAAACGTGAGACTCGTTACTGGAAATTTATCAGCTATGTGATGTTGCCATGCTTATACTTGAGCGAATTCGTTCTGCTATTGCTGAATAGACAACTACCAAATCACCACACTACTGAGCAACTGGAATTGGTTAATACTGTGGTGCTGATATTGTATTTCCCAATGGCGTTAACTGTATATAAGAGACACCTACAGGTGAATTGA
- the SAP155 gene encoding Sap155p (CAGL0C02145g~Ortholog(s) have role in G1/S transition of mitotic cell cycle and cytoplasm localization) — translation MSFWPFGQTPSHSDIDKILDEYLTVLHRLEKDIVIPSVFRTEASLEGKRTREDKNSRSAFGIDDSKRKRRKEEDEDEEEEEEEDGDDECDGDVNNKENNVDDKRRDDDDNDKINDDSGIDVGLTSGKYLKSDSKYIEDNEDVDDDTIDVNPNEPGFTTTTHTASSSSSNSFLSSRSQSATSMTINGSELAELTVPLTGEETEQRLDSSFIDRMLKEGELLNELAAQNKGLIDFICFGFFFKENEKERVENIDYLLDQLLFCVDQFKMVEADTVNVTRENSPADEGIEMDFNKVIEDNAEDEDEYLSRANLIAEIFSLDIWLITESLVKNKEHLSKIWNLLHNPNFKFERSPLIPIFLKMNQNLLITRQDQYLNFIRSQSSLVDDMLMHIDIALLMDFFLKLISTDKIESPTGVIELVSDQKLIDKLLKFLNNNLYSADIQACVCDFLKALIVISANAPLDELSIGPNSLTRRLASPKSIDKMIKIVLNERGAALNSTISIVIELIRKNNSDYDQVNLLDTTLETHPPSDRDPIFLGYLLRRFAANLPKLFEIIDDIYDNNDTNDDMLLTNQMNEKFIPIGFERFKIVELIAELLHCSNMGLLNTKRAERIARVRDKVRKQVSFQLQDALNDLTINPSVDNKRKSDTAQQNDKHDAFDGIQSENESHDEFEHINQDENDEIDETFEIPYINENQNSKLRTNPTIGDLFKIKLYDCQIIPKIMKLFLNHPWNNFWHNVIFDIIQQIFNGRMDFSYNSFLVFSLFNLEGSFQYMDSEAAKDAKLKDFSITKDFILEGYHKSYKFYEEKNTNLGFMGHLVLIAEEVVKFSKLYKVELISTDIQDSLQEDDWQYYSEEVLNRTRLMYSKILGGGNFVEDANGNIVPQMNDGNYLDYDDENDVSGGKLINVENLEEQLSLSTESDLHLKLRDMLVVKAQQEVDAKNAANGVIILGGPEEIPDNQ, via the coding sequence ATGTCGTTTTGGCCATTCGGTCAGACTCCGTCTCACTCGGATATCGATAAGATACTCGACGAGTACCTCACCGTTTTGCATAGACTAGAGAAAGATATTGTCATTCCAAGCGTGTTCAGAACCGAGGCGTCTTTGGAAGGTAAGCGGACCCGTGAGGACAAGAACAGCAGAAGTGCGTTTGGCATCGATGATTCCAAgaggaaaagaaggaaagaagaagacgaggatgaagaagaagaagaagaagaagacggCGATGACGAATGTGATGGCGACGTCAACAACAAGGAGAATAACGTTGATGACAAGCGTagagatgatgatgataatgataaaattaatgatgACAGCGGCATCGACGTTGGCCTAACTAGTGGTAAGTACTTGAAATCTGATAGCAAGTACATCGAAGATAATGAGGATGTAGACGATGATACCATTGATGTAAATCCAAATGAGCCAGGCTTCACTACCACTACGCATACAGCAAGCTCAAGCAGTTCTAATAGTTTCTTGTCCTCCAGGTCCCAGTCAGCAACATCGATGACAATAAACGGGTCTGAGTTGGCAGAATTGACAGTTCCATTAACAGGTGAAGAAACTGAACAAAGGCTAGATAGCTCTTTTATTGATCGCATGTTGAAGGAAGGTGAACTTCTGAATGAATTAGCAGCTCAAAACAAGGGTCTAATCGATTTTATATGCTTTggatttttcttcaaagagAATGAAAAGGAGAGAGTAGAAAATATAGATTACTTACTTGACCAATTGTTGTTTTGTGTTGATCAATTTAAAATGGTTGAAGCAGACACGGTGAACGTGACGAGAGAAAACTCACCAGCAGACGAAGGTATCGAGATGGATTTCAACAAAGTCATTGAAGATAATGCagaagacgaagatgaATATCTGTCAAGAGCTAATCTAATCGCTGAGATATTTTCCTTAGATATTTGGTTAATCACAGAATCGCTGGTCAAAAATAAGGAacatttatcaaaaatatggAATTTATTGCATAATCCAAACTTTAAGTTTGAAAGGTCGCCCTTAATTCCgatttttttgaagatgaatcAGAACTTATTGATAACCAGACAAGATCAATACTTAAACTTTATTAGATCTCAGAGTTCTCTTGTGGATGATATGTTAATGCACATAGATATTGCCTTGCTGATGGATTTTTTCCTAAAATTGATTTCAACAGATAAAATTGAATCTCCTACAGGTGTTATTGAATTGGTATCAGATCAAAAACTCATAGATAAACTTCTCAAGTTTTTGAACAATAACCTCTACAGCGCTGACATTCAGGCATGTGTGTGCGATTTTCTTAAAGCTCTGATTGTGATTTCCGCAAATGCTCCGTTGGATGAATTATCCATCGGTCCAAATTCTCTAACTAGACGATTAGCCTCGCCAAAGTCTATCGATAAGATGATAAAGATAGTTTTAAATGAAAGAGGGGCTGCTCTTAATAGTACAATATCGATTGTCATTGAACTGATTCGTAAAAATAACTCGGACTACGATCAAGTTAATTTATTAGATACGACGTTAGAAACACATCCTCCATCAGATAGAGATCCCATTTTCTTGGGTTATTTACTGAGAAGGTTCGCTGCAAATCTTCCAAAGTTgtttgaaattattgatgatatttatgataataatgataCAAATGACGATATGTTATTAACAAACCAAAtgaatgaaaaatttatacCGATAGGTTTCGAAAGATTCAAAATAGTAGAGCTGATTGCTGAATTATTGCATTGTTCTAATATGGGTCTTCTAAATACTAAAAGAGCTGAAAGAATTGCAAGAGTACGTGACAAGGTTAGAAAACAAGTATCATTTCAGTTACAAGATGCATTGAATGATTTAACTATTAACCCTTCTGTTGATAATAAAAGGAAATCAGATACTGCGCAGCAAAATGACAAGCATGACGCCTTTGATGGCATTCAGTCTGAAAATGAAAGTCATGATGAATTTGAGCATATAAACCaggatgaaaatgatgaaattgatgagaCATTTGAGATACCATACATTAATGAAAACCAGAACTCCAAACTGCGAACCAACCCTACTATTGGTGACTTATTCAAAATCAAGTTATATGACTGTCAAATAATTCCTAAGATTATGAAACTATTTTTGAATCACCCGTGGAATAACTTTTGGCATAAtgttatatttgatattattcaaCAGATATTTAACGGTAGAATGGACTTCTCTTACAACTCATTTTTGGTCTTCTCATTATTTAATCTGGAAGGATCGTTTCAATATATGGATAGTGAAGCTGCTAAGGATGCAAAGCTAAAGGACTTCAGTATTACCAAGGACTTTATTTTGGAAGGCTATCATAAATCATATAAGTTTTATGAGGAAAAGAATACTAACTTGGGTTTTATGGGACACTTGGTTTTGATCGCTGAGGAAGTAGTTAAGTTTTCAAAGCTATACAAAGTGGAGCTAATATCTACTGATATTCAAGATTCCCTTCAGGAAGATGATTGGCAATATTATTCAGAGGAAGTTTTGAACCGTACAAGATTGATGTATTCTAAAATTTTGGGTGGCGGTAATTTTGTGGAAGATGCTAATGGAAATATTGTTCCTCAAATGAATGACGGTAACTATCTTGActatgatgatgaaaatgatgtATCGGGTGGAAAGTTAATTAATGTCGAAAATCTTGAGGAGCAGCTTTCATTGTCTACTGAATCTGACCTCCATCTCAAGCTTCGCGATATGTTAGTAGTAAAAGCACAGCAAGAAGTTGATGCTAAAAATGCTGCAAATGGTGTTATTATTCTTGGTGGTCCAGAAGAGATTCCAGATAATCAGTAA
- the OSW7 gene encoding Osw7p (CAGL0C02167g~Ortholog(s) have role in ascospore wall assembly and endoplasmic reticulum localization), which produces MARGLFLVVLVAASVLLGVLYRDPMTPGCMDMIKYTGYQSTSVPYLAVLIELLLDMWGKVVEFVHRNRLCCTLHRKLGPLLQHLRIVLYYLKPFAQQASSSFNDGFAILRGNLDFSRIDEGYSMLSLINNGRNVIESDEEDEDEEDGDEKSTKNKKQSKNKEQAESSNVDAIVDAVLNDPTDVTLHKDTDDSAVQFPQLSELINTEVLLQEGGFNIWVKSISRKFKAIENELSQEVDNTISSTVVSGVENFQKDIEELRSDMDAQISILKDTVQNINCTMIYDENTDSVFYYDHTGQKLLDTYVTRPLIMHHLKSTETRLEQLVEAVKLQVENMVEQSHIALEAVRNETIEAYEEWGDTFYTEWSKYMAYRDIYDEDGEEPRPLAIDGKGKGEDQGDDEVAKIYEDWFEFTLHKKDIIQFRDQLLHKQLDTKKLKQFETSLDSQLDSLEKTYTAQIQSLRSQADRLLKDRDHKEAQMFKQ; this is translated from the coding sequence ATGGCTAGAGGGTTGTTTTTGGTGGTGCTGGTGGCGGCGAGTGTGCTGCTGGGAGTGCTGTATAGGGATCCGATGACACCTGGGTGTATGGACATGATCAAGTACACCGGTTACCAGAGCACATCTGTTCCGTACTTGGCGGTGCTGATAGAGCTTTTGTTGGACATGTGGGGGAAAGTAGTGGAGTTTGTGCACCGAAATAGGCTGTGCTGTACGCTGCATAGGAAGCTGGGCCCGCTTTTGCAGCACCTGAGGATAGTGCTGTACTACTTGAAGCCGTTTGCACAACAGGCGTCGAGCTCGTTCAACGATGGGTTTGCGATACTGCGTGGGAACCTGGACTTCTCGAGGATAGACGAGGGTTACTCTATGCTTTCGCTGATAAACAACGGTAGGAATGTGATCGAGAGcgatgaggaagatgagGACGAAGAAGACGGGGACGAGAAGAGCACCAAGAATAAGAAACAGAGCAAGAATAAAGAACAAGCGGAGTCTAGCAACGTGGACGCCATTGTGGATGCTGTACTGAACGATCCTACAGACGTAACGTTACACAAAGATACAGATGATAGCGCAGTACAGTTCCCACAACTAAGCGAACTAATAAACACTGAAGTGCTCCTACAGGAAGGTGGGTTCAACATTTGGGTGAAGAGTATATCCCGTAAATTCAAGGCGATCGAGAATGAATTATCGCAAGAGGTCGACAACACTATCTCGAGCACTGTTGTATCTGGTGTTGAGAACTTCCAGAAGGATATCGAGGAACTGCGATCCGACATGGACGCGCagatttcaattttgaagGACACAGTGCAGAACATCAACTGCACCATGATATACGACGAAAACACCGACAGTGTATTTTACTATGACCATACGGGGCAAAAACTGCTGGACACATATGTGACAAGACCACTAATCATGCACCATCTGAAGTCAACAGAGACTAGACTAGAGCAACTAGTCGAAGCAGTGAAGTTACAAGTGGAAAACATGGTTGAGCAATCACATATAGCCCTGGAGGCAGTACGAAACGAAACTATAGAAGCATACGAAGAATGGGGGGACACATTCTACACGGAGTGGTCGAAGTACATGGCCTATAGAGACATATATGACGAGGACGGCGAGGAGCCCAGGCCACTGGCCATCGATGGCAAGGGTAAGGGAGAAGACCAAGGCGATGACGAAGTCGCTAAGATATATGAGGATTGGTTCGAATTCACTCTACACAAGAAGGACATCATCCAGTTCAGGGATCAGCTGCTGCACAAGCAGCTGGACACCAAGAAACTGAAACAATTTGAAACGAGCCTGGACTCGCAGCTTGACTCGCTGGAGAAGACATACACAGCACAAATCCAGTCGCTGCGGTCCCAGGCAGACAGACTCCTAAAGGACCGTGACCACAAAGAAGCACAGATGTTCAAGCAATGA
- the ERJ5 gene encoding Erj5p (CAGL0C02123g~Ortholog(s) have role in protein folding and endoplasmic reticulum localization): protein MVGISRQLVVLVCLLAVAYCFTAEEVEIFQLQKEIAKKYGDFYKFLKLPNGKSSTEKQINKNLRKLARKYHPDKNPKHKKLYARLNLATKILTNHSSRKTYDYYLKNGFPDYDFSKGGFFFQRAQPKTWFIIGFVLLVATAFHYIILKLQYNSNRRRIARFIQSCKEQDTTDGLGEKSLFFKQHEDDPGKELVLRFGDVFVIEEDGSESLISEDTIEEPKLTDALLFKFLNAVKNRTVGKLFKSTTKKLHEETTEKIDVAEDNSNDDKKPKAEMKIKPGQKKMTLPNGKVIYSRKSD, encoded by the coding sequence ATGGTTGGTATTAGTCGTCAGTTGGTCGTGCTGGTATGCCTGCTTGCGGTGGCGTACTGTTTCACCGcagaagaagttgaaataTTCCAACTACAAAAGGAGATAGCTAAGAAGTATGGCGATTTCTACAAGTTTTTGAAGCTGCCTAATGGGAAGTCATCTACTGAGAAGCAAATTAATAAGAATTTGAGGAAGTTGGCTAGAAAGTACCATCCGGATAAGAATCCCAAGCACAAGAAGCTCTATGCCCGTTTGAACTTGGCCACCAAGATTCTAACGAACCATTCTTCTCGTAAGACTTACGACTATTATCTTAAGAATGGATTCCCAGACTACGATTTTAGCAAAGGTGGTTTCTTTTTCCAAAGAGCTCAGCCAAAGACGTGGTTTATCATTGGTTTCGTCTTATTAGTTGCTACAGCTTTCCACTACATCATCTTGAAGTTGCAATATAATtcaaacagaagaagaatagcTAGATTCATTCAAAGTTGTAAAGAACAAGATACCACTGATGGTCTGGGAGAGAAATCTCTGTTCTTTAAGCAACATGAGGATGACCCAGGTAAAGAACTTGTACTAAGATTCGGTGATGTATTTGTcatagaagaagatggttcTGAATCTCTGATCTCTGAGGACACCATTGAGGAACCTAAACTCACCGATGCTCTATTATTCAAGTTTTTAAATGCCGTCAAGAATAGAACTGTTGGTAAACTTTTCAAGAGTACCACTAAGAAACTACACGAGGAAACTACCGAGAAGATTGATGTGGCAGAAGACAATTCAAATGACGATAAGAAACCAAAGGctgaaatgaaaattaaGCCTggtcaaaagaaaatgacaTTGCCAAATGGAAAGGTAATTTATTCTCGTAAATCGGACTGA
- the IRC6 gene encoding Irc6p (CAGL0C02079g~Ortholog(s) have protein binding, bridging activity and role in vesicle-mediated transport): MLDESSSSDESRATELPVSSEDECEEVTDAKVLPNKVLVVFEGESTLFRDQLLDTVFGVQDQGNIVKQLSWDTKYYAVEYDLYVDECVDIHGWLNEVNSDDYEELRDLLTMIIIVRSFDSTQDTKEYNSVLYDFIQGNSVSVISVNTNSARQVKDTYDEFLELDASSIEFINYHDDRVEKETNECKGMARLKEIIDTHPWTDCKVVLKNKESTSDKVNKPDLEYLIDTLKKAKIHYQKLSNGSDGFSEEAEQFALQMATDIANNL; encoded by the coding sequence ATGTTGGATGAATCATCCAGTTCTGATGAGTCTAGAGCAACTGAGTTACCTGTGAGTTCGGAGGATGAATGCGAAGAGGTAACAGACGCAAAAGTTTTGCCCAATAAGGTACTTGTAGTCTTTGAAGGTGAGAGTACTTTGTTTAGGGACCAGTTATTGGACACAGTGTTTGGCGTACAAGATCAGGGGAACATTGTGAAGCAGTTGTCATGGGATACCAAGTACTATGCAGTTGAATATGATCTATATGTTGATGAGTGTGTTGACATTCATGGTTGGCTTAATGAAGTCAACTCCGATGACTATGAAGAGCTTAGAGATTTACTGACCATGATCATAATAGTACGATCATTTGACTCTACTCAGGATACAAAGGAATACAATTCTGTTCTTTATGATTTCATTCAAGGAAATTCAGTTAGCGTTATTAGTGTCAACACTAACTCTGCTAGACAAGTAAAAGATACTTATGATGAGTTTCTGGAGTTAGATGCTTCAAGTATAGAATTTATAAACTATCATGACGATAGGGTCGAGAAAGAAACCAATGAATGCAAAGGTATGGCTCGCTTAAAAGAGATTATAGACACACATCCGTGGACTGACTGCAAGGTAGTactcaaaaataaagagaGTACTTCTGATAAAGTGAATAAACCTGATCTGGAATACCTGATCGACACACTGAAGAAGGCAAAGATTCATTACCAAAAGTTATCCAATGGTTCCGATGGTTTTAGTGAGGAAGCCGAGCAGTTCGCTTTGCAAATGGCCACCGATATTGCAAACAACttataa
- a CDS encoding uncharacterized protein (CAGL0C02057g~Protein of unknown function), protein MIWYYKDIEKVAGTQPVFQPQEIPEYQPQAPRPVGEPVEQWINSDAYAVELPIRNYSMIIHPQWQPPIEKQDEEKNQKLSILHKIGKVIWRPAVLDGIFVTICAIGIIYIIFMLFKYDI, encoded by the coding sequence ATGATCTGGTATTATAAAGATATTGAGAAAGTTGCTGGTACTCAGCCTGTCTTTCAACCTCAGGAGATTCCGGAATACCAACCTCAAGCACCAAGACCGGTTGGTGAGCCTGTTGAGCAATGGATTAATAGTGATGCCTATGCCGTTGAGCTTCCAATCAGAAACTACTCTATGATAATTCATCCCCAATGGCAACCACCAATTGAGAAgcaagatgaagaaaagaatcaGAAATTGAGTATCCTCCATAAGATTGGGAAAGTTATCTGGAGACCAGCGGTTCTGGATGGAATTTTTGTCACAATATGCGCTATTggaattatatatataatattcatGTTATTCAAATACGACATTTAA
- the SAH1 gene encoding adenosylhomocysteinase (CAGL0C02189g~Ortholog(s) have adenosylhomocysteinase activity, role in S-adenosylhomocysteine catabolic process, phosphatidylcholine biosynthetic process, triglyceride metabolic process and biofilm matrix, cytosol localization) — protein sequence MSAPAQNYKIADISLAAFGRKEIELAENEMPGLMAIRKAYAEAQPLKGARIAGCLHMTIQTAVLIETLVALGAEVTWTSCNIYSTQDHAAAAIAASGVPVFAWKGETEEEYMWCIEQQLFAFKDNKKLNLILDDGGDLTSFVHEKYPEMLTDCFGLSEETTTGVHHLYRMMREGKLKVPAINVNDAVTKSKFDNLYGCRESLVDGIKRATDVMLAGKVAVVAGFGDVGKGCAASLRGMGARVLVTEIDPINALQAAMEGYEVTTMEDAASVGQVFVTTTGCRDIIKGEHFEKMPEDAIVCNIGHFDIEIDVAWLKENAKECINIKPQVDRYLLSSGRHVILLANGRLVNLGCATGHSSFVMSCSFSNQVLAQIALFKSDDKAFRTKFVEFEKTGPFEVGVHVLPKILDEAVAKFHLEKLGVKLTTLSDVQSEYLGIPQQGPFKADHYRY from the coding sequence ATGTCTGCTCCAGCTCAAAACTACAAGATTGCTGATATCTCCCTAGCTGCCTTTGGTAGAAAGGAAATTGAATTGGCTGAGAATGAAATGCCAGGTTTGATGGCTATCAGAAAGGCCTACGCCGAGGCCCAGCCATTGAAGGGTGCTAGAATTGCTGGTTGTTTGCACATGACTATCCAAACCGCTGTCTTGATTGAGACTTTGGTTGCCTTGGGTGCTGAAGTTACCTGGACCTCCTGTAACATCTACTCTACTCAGGACCACGCTGCTGCTGCCATTGCTGCTTCTGGTGTCCCAGTCTTCGCTTGGAAGGGCGAGACCGAGGAAGAATACATGTGGTGTATTGAACAACAATTGTTTGCCTTCAAGGACAACAAGAAGTTGAACTTGATCTTGgacgatggtggtgacTTGACCTCTTTTGTCCACGAGAAGTACCCAGAGATGTTGACTGACTGTTTCGGTCTATCCGAGGAAACCACCACTGGTGTCCACCACTTGTACAGAATGATGAGAGAAGGTAAGTTGAAGGTCCCAGCCATTAACGTCAACGACGCTGtcaccaagtccaagtTCGACAACTTGTACGGTTGCAGAGAATCCTTGGTCGACGGTATCAAGAGAGCCACCGACGTCATGTTGGCCGGTAAGGTTGCTGTCGTTGCTGGTTTCGGTGATGTCGGTAAGGGTTGTGCCGCCTCTTTGAGAGGTATGGGTGCCCGTGTCTTGGTCACTGAAATCGACCCAATCAACGCTTTGCAAGCCGCTATGGAAGGTTACGAAGTCACCACCATGGAAGACGCTGCCTCCGTTGGTCAAGTCTTCGTTACTACCACTGGTTGCAGAGACATCATCAAGGGTGAACACTTCGAAAAGATGCCAGAAGATGCCATTGTCTGTAACATTGGTCACTTCGACATTGAAATCGATGTCGCTTGGTTGAAGGAAAACGCCAAGGAATGTATTAACATCAAGCCACAAGTTGACCGTTACTTGCTATCCTCTGGCAGACACGTTATTTTGTTGGCTAACGGTAGATTGGTTAACTTGGGTTGTGCCACTGGTCACTCCTCTTTCGTCATGTCTTGTTCTTTCTCCAACCAAGTCTTGGCTCAAATTGCTTTGTTCAAGTCTGATGACAAGGCTTTCAGAACCAAGTTTGTTGAATTCGAAAAGACTGGTCCATTCGAAGTCGGTGTTCACGTTCTACCAAAGATCTTGGATGAAGCTGTCGCTAAGTTCCACTTGGAAAAGTTGGGTGTTAAGCTAACCACTTTGAGCGATGTCCAATCCGAATACTTGGGTATTCCTCAACAAGGTCCATTCAAGGCTGACCACTACAGATACTAA